Genomic window (Anaerolineae bacterium):
TACCATGAAACGCATCATTATCACCCTATTCACCCTTGTTGTTCTATTTTTTGGCCTGAATTTAACCCTGACGCCCGCTCCCGCCCACGCCGACGGCATCATCATTCCTGAACCGCCGATATGCATTGACTGCCCCCCGCCCCACGAAGTGCCCTACCTGACCGTGGAATACCACCGGGTCAACATCACCATTGACAATCAGGTAGCCACCACCCGCATTGACCAGATTTTCCGCAACGACAGCCAATGGTCACTGGAAGGCACCTACATTTTCCCCCTGCCCGAAAGCGCGGCCATCAACGAATTTGCCATGTGGGTCAACGGCGAAAAGGTAGAAGGCCAGCTCTACACCAAAGAAGAGGCCCGCCGCATTTACGACGACATCGTGCGCCGCCGCCTGGACCCGGCCCTGCTGGAATATGTGGGCCGCGACCTTTTCCAGGCCAGCATCTTCCCCATTGACCCCGGCGACACCCGCCGCATCGAAATTGAATACAGCGAACTGCTGCCGGTAGACAACGGCCTGGTGCGCTACGTTTACCCCCTCAGCACCGAACGTTTTTCCGGCAAGCCCCTGGAAAACGTGGCCGTCACCGTGGAGGTTGCCTCCCGCGATCCCATCAAGGCCATCTACTCCCCCAGCCATCCGGTCAGCATTGACCGCGACGGGCGTTATCGCGCCCTCATCGGCTGGGAAGATTATGACGTGCTGCCCACCACCGACTTCAGCCTCTACTACACTATTTCGCCCGACGATGTGGGCGTTAACCTGCTCAGTTTCAAAGAGCGTGATGAAGACGGCTTTTTTGTGCTGCTGGTTGCGCCCAACGTGGATACCGAACAGGTGGTGCAAAAAGACGTGATTCTGGTGCTGGACACCTCCGGCTCAATGGAAGGCGAAAAAATGGAGCAGGCCCGCGACGCGCTCAAATACGTGTTAGACCATCTCAATAAGGGCGACCGTTTCAACATCATCGCCTTCAGCACCGGCCTGCGCGCCTTTTCCAATCGCACCGAGCCGCTTTCCGCTATCCCCGAAGCCCGCCGTTTTGTGGACAATCTACGCGCCGAAGGCAGCACCGACATCAACCGCGCCCTGCTGGAAACCATCAACAGCGCCGATACCCAGCGCCCCACCATCGTCATCTTTTTGACCGACGGCCTGCCCACCAGCGGCGTGGTGGAAACGCCCCTCATCCTCAATAACGTGGACCAAGCTGCGGGCAGTAACCTGCGTCTCTTCCCCTTTGGCGTGGGCGACGATGTGGATACCGTGCTACTCGACACCCTGGCCCAAGCGCAGCGTGGCGCCAGCGCCTACGTTCGTCCCGGCGAGCGGGTTGACGAGCAGGTCAGCGCCTTTTACGCCAAAGTCAGCACACCAGTTCTGGCCGACCTCCAGCTTGAGGTGGATGGCGCGCATATTGAAGATACCTACCCCTAC
Coding sequences:
- a CDS encoding VWA domain-containing protein — its product is MKRIIITLFTLVVLFFGLNLTLTPAPAHADGIIIPEPPICIDCPPPHEVPYLTVEYHRVNITIDNQVATTRIDQIFRNDSQWSLEGTYIFPLPESAAINEFAMWVNGEKVEGQLYTKEEARRIYDDIVRRRLDPALLEYVGRDLFQASIFPIDPGDTRRIEIEYSELLPVDNGLVRYVYPLSTERFSGKPLENVAVTVEVASRDPIKAIYSPSHPVSIDRDGRYRALIGWEDYDVLPTTDFSLYYTISPDDVGVNLLSFKERDEDGFFVLLVAPNVDTEQVVQKDVILVLDTSGSMEGEKMEQARDALKYVLDHLNKGDRFNIIAFSTGLRAFSNRTEPLSAIPEARRFVDNLRAEGSTDINRALLETINSADTQRPTIVIFLTDGLPTSGVVETPLILNNVDQAAGSNLRLFPFGVGDDVDTVLLDTLAQAQRGASAYVRPGERVDEQVSAFYAKVSTPVLADLQLEVDGAHIEDTYPYPLPDLFAGTQLILAGRYRDGGPATVTLTGIVNGRTRAFEFDDLNFATDRHSSRSAEFIPRLWATRKVGYLLNQIRLHGEDRETIDEIVNLSIRYGIITPYTSFLVEEPEMALSQEGRDIIVEEEAARAEAAPPAESSGAAAVEKAVEQNELAGADMAAPLPTATAAPGLGGGEYDDGASSAMAAVTAVGDKAFVFKDGIWTDTTFDPTLMSTNLLPFPSTRFSDFLTTYPEAGKYFALGPRVIVVIDGAAYETVTGDAGEAADLPPLPEPVSSAPTQPAPDSGPVTSPPPADAGEIYTTLTADVAEGVAPLEVNFTGELVGGRDDNPDYYCVETSLDFGDGISQSSTPSCLEWKEGMEIKRRYTANYVYEEPGEYKVTFSLGGTESEPVTIIVRGPGDTPEPDPSSAQTISDNDEPTGKFGGLGCVGGLLPLSLVGLVIGFRQEHD